Proteins co-encoded in one Prescottella sp. R16 genomic window:
- a CDS encoding DUF2631 domain-containing protein, whose translation MAGTQLDPTSNDPVVAAHVDTAEVPSAAWGWSGEAPRLFRFAGWFFAAFLLLMFIGNHEGKVEDLFLLGFAGAIVFILVRDIVLRRKPR comes from the coding sequence GTGGCCGGTACCCAGCTGGACCCCACTTCCAACGACCCGGTCGTCGCCGCGCACGTCGACACCGCCGAGGTGCCCTCGGCCGCATGGGGTTGGAGCGGTGAGGCTCCGCGTCTGTTCCGTTTCGCAGGCTGGTTCTTCGCGGCGTTCCTGCTGCTGATGTTCATCGGCAACCACGAAGGCAAGGTCGAGGACCTGTTCCTGCTCGGCTTCGCCGGCGCGATCGTGTTCATCCTCGTGCGCGACATCGTTCTGCGCCGCAAGCCCCGGTAG
- a CDS encoding LuxR C-terminal-related transcriptional regulator: MATDTAALLRPRDRDALRAELRRVAATGIVPVLFGGEVQDNTLHLGEFVGTHTDGLRGLAVAESSGLGGRVVERKNPIAIHDYSRDLSITHHYDRQVIAEGLQSVLAVPVVVQGTPRAVVYAAVRENTPIGDRLTDVMIQAGRRLTSEITIRDEVDRRVRLLDAAVAEQSAHPAVDAEEIRDVHAELRSIAQMIGDPELQERLRALSGRLAGLGSPQPPSPTHPAVTLSTRELDVLAHAALGCTNVEIAERISVKPQTVKSYLRSAMGKLDTHTRREAVVAARRLGLLP; the protein is encoded by the coding sequence TTGGCCACCGACACCGCGGCCCTGCTCCGTCCCCGCGACCGCGACGCACTGCGTGCCGAACTGCGCAGAGTCGCCGCCACCGGCATCGTGCCCGTCCTGTTCGGCGGCGAAGTCCAGGACAACACCCTGCACCTGGGCGAGTTCGTCGGCACCCACACCGACGGGTTGCGCGGACTCGCCGTCGCCGAGAGTTCCGGACTCGGGGGACGCGTCGTCGAACGGAAGAACCCCATCGCGATCCACGACTACAGCCGCGACCTGTCGATCACCCACCACTACGACCGTCAGGTGATCGCCGAGGGCCTGCAGTCGGTGCTCGCGGTGCCCGTCGTCGTACAGGGCACCCCCCGCGCCGTCGTGTATGCCGCGGTCCGCGAGAACACCCCGATCGGAGATCGGCTCACCGACGTCATGATCCAGGCCGGACGCCGCCTCACCAGTGAGATCACGATCCGCGACGAGGTGGACCGGCGGGTACGACTGCTCGACGCGGCCGTCGCCGAGCAGTCCGCGCACCCGGCAGTCGACGCCGAGGAGATCCGTGACGTGCACGCCGAACTGCGCAGCATCGCCCAGATGATCGGCGACCCCGAACTGCAGGAACGACTGCGTGCACTGTCGGGTCGGCTCGCCGGCCTCGGCTCTCCCCAGCCGCCGTCCCCCACCCACCCGGCCGTCACGCTGTCCACCCGCGAACTCGACGTCCTCGCCCACGCCGCCCTCGGCTGCACCAACGTCGAGATCGCCGAACGCATCTCCGTCAAACCGCAGACCGTGAAGAGTTACCTGCGCAGCGCGATGGGCAAACTCGACACCCACACCCGGAGGGAAGCCGTCGTCGCCGCCCGCCGCCTGGGCCTGCTGCCCTGA
- the dxr gene encoding 1-deoxy-D-xylulose-5-phosphate reductoisomerase — protein sequence MLLLGSTGSIGTQALEVVAANPDKFEVVGLAAGGGNIDLLARQIRETGVTRVAVADSAAAARLDLPGVLSGPDAVTELVRSTPADVVLNALVGSLGLAPTLAALESGARLALANKESLVAGGPLVTAAAAPGQIVPVDSEHSALAQCLRGGRADEVARLVLTASGGPFRGWTAAALEDVTPEQAGAHPTWSMGPMNTLNSASLVNKGLELIETHLLFGIDYDRIDVTVHPQSIVHSMVTFVDGSTLAQASPPDMKLPIALALGWPDRVPGAAAACDFSAASTWTFEPVDNVVFPAIDLARQAGKAGGCTTAVYNAANEVAAEAFLAGALSFPSIVRTVEKVLAAGGEWSAPPATVDDVLAADGWARARARDLVKQEG from the coding sequence ATCCTCCTGCTCGGCAGCACCGGCTCCATCGGTACCCAGGCCCTCGAGGTCGTCGCCGCCAACCCCGACAAGTTCGAGGTGGTCGGTCTCGCGGCCGGTGGCGGGAACATCGACCTGTTGGCACGTCAGATCCGGGAGACCGGGGTGACGCGGGTCGCGGTCGCCGACTCCGCCGCAGCGGCGCGCCTCGACCTTCCCGGGGTGCTGTCCGGTCCGGACGCGGTCACCGAGCTGGTGCGTTCCACCCCGGCGGACGTCGTCCTCAATGCGCTCGTCGGGTCGCTCGGCCTGGCGCCCACGCTCGCCGCGCTCGAGTCGGGTGCGCGGCTCGCGCTCGCCAACAAGGAATCCCTCGTCGCCGGCGGACCGTTGGTGACGGCGGCCGCGGCACCCGGCCAGATCGTGCCCGTCGACTCGGAGCATTCGGCGCTCGCCCAGTGTCTGCGCGGTGGCCGGGCCGACGAGGTGGCGCGGCTGGTGCTCACCGCGTCCGGCGGCCCGTTCCGCGGCTGGACCGCCGCCGCGCTCGAAGACGTCACCCCCGAGCAGGCCGGCGCGCATCCGACGTGGTCGATGGGCCCGATGAACACCCTCAACTCGGCGTCGCTCGTCAACAAGGGGCTCGAGCTGATCGAGACGCATCTGCTGTTCGGCATCGACTACGACCGCATCGACGTCACCGTGCATCCGCAGTCGATCGTGCACTCGATGGTCACGTTCGTCGACGGCTCGACGCTGGCGCAGGCCAGCCCACCGGACATGAAACTGCCGATCGCGCTGGCGTTGGGCTGGCCGGACCGGGTCCCCGGCGCTGCGGCGGCCTGCGACTTCTCGGCCGCGTCCACCTGGACGTTCGAACCGGTCGACAACGTCGTGTTCCCCGCGATCGACCTGGCCCGGCAGGCCGGGAAGGCCGGCGGCTGCACGACCGCCGTCTACAACGCAGCCAACGAGGTCGCCGCCGAGGCGTTCCTCGCCGGGGCGCTGAGCTTCCCGTCGATCGTCCGCACCGTCGAGAAGGTCCTCGCCGCCGGCGGCGAATGGTCGGCACCGCCCGCTACCGTGGACGACGTACTCGCGGCCGACGGGTGGGCCCGCGCGCGGGCGCGTGATCTGGTGAAGCAGGAGGGCTAG
- a CDS encoding transporter, with protein sequence MTTTPTRQELLDLVLGSPAAVAVHDKNAWLGLFAQRHVVEDPVGGRPVLGGLYDRRSRSRGGAPLDRFWDTFIAPNDIHFHVEHDDIVSGLDVVRDVTIETRLGDGVVAQAPMHLLYETTLDDGPPRIRRIAAHWEVAPMFAQVAGLDRAKLGVAAGMGARMLRLQGLGGSLAFGLAVRSVGERGKQAVRRLVADADRGDRRALDLLGGRPVRDLTKIVAAGDTVTATCTVDGAHAVLFCYLNRATRQVTRTVLYV encoded by the coding sequence ATGACCACGACACCGACCCGGCAGGAACTGCTCGACCTCGTCCTCGGCTCCCCCGCCGCGGTCGCCGTCCACGACAAGAACGCCTGGTTGGGGTTGTTCGCGCAGCGGCACGTGGTGGAGGATCCGGTCGGTGGGCGCCCTGTCCTCGGCGGCCTGTACGACCGGCGCAGCCGTAGCCGCGGCGGCGCCCCGCTGGACCGATTCTGGGACACGTTCATCGCCCCCAACGACATCCACTTCCACGTCGAGCACGACGATATCGTGTCCGGTCTCGACGTGGTCCGCGATGTCACGATCGAGACCCGACTCGGGGACGGCGTCGTCGCGCAGGCGCCGATGCACCTGCTGTACGAGACGACGCTCGACGACGGCCCCCCACGGATCCGCCGGATCGCAGCCCACTGGGAGGTGGCGCCGATGTTCGCACAGGTCGCCGGGCTCGACCGGGCGAAGCTCGGAGTGGCCGCCGGGATGGGCGCCCGGATGCTGCGGCTACAGGGGCTCGGCGGGTCACTTGCGTTCGGGCTCGCGGTCCGCAGCGTCGGCGAGCGCGGCAAGCAGGCCGTCCGCCGGCTCGTCGCCGACGCCGACCGCGGTGATCGCCGCGCCCTCGACCTCCTCGGCGGCCGGCCGGTGCGGGACCTCACGAAGATCGTCGCGGCCGGCGACACGGTCACCGCCACGTGCACCGTCGACGGCGCTCATGCCGTCCTGTTCTGCTATCTGAACCGGGCCACCAGGCAGGTGACCCGGACCGTGCTGTACGTGTGA
- a CDS encoding AMP-binding protein has protein sequence MSIDTTARVRELLAQYESPQACAADLLCDGHPADAVAFTVVEADLSSHDLTYGWLREESTRFAAALAGLGVEPGDCVATLMGKSAEIVVALLGIWRRGAVHVPLFTAFAPPAIAFRVEASKTKVVVADAGQVAKLAPGGDMPENPSWTTIVVDGGDDVADGVLRFEDLIAQHSADDPRGGAVALGGDAPIVRLFTSGTTGTPKGVPVPIRALAAFRSYIEWGLDVQEDDVFWNAADPGWAYGLYYALLGPMAAGVRSILLHSGFSAPLTWKVIEKFGVTNFAAAPTVYRSLRADETPVPESVKLRRASSAGEPLTPDVIAWSQEQLGVKVHDQYGQTEHGMFIINAWADGLYEDVVAGSMGRPLPGWSCAVLADDSDEINPPRTPGRVAIDTHASPLMWFTGYSDDAEKTAARFTEDGRWYITGDAGQTDEEGRFFFSSRDDDVIIMAGYRIGPFDVESVLVMHDDVVEAAVVGMPDELRGEVLEAFVVLRNGVEGTDELEKELQQLVKTKFAAHAYPRTVHFVENLPKTPSGKIQRFLLRQGR, from the coding sequence ATGAGCATCGACACCACCGCCCGCGTACGCGAACTGCTGGCGCAGTACGAGTCCCCGCAGGCATGCGCCGCCGACCTGCTGTGCGACGGGCACCCCGCCGATGCGGTGGCGTTCACCGTCGTCGAGGCGGATCTGTCGTCGCACGATCTGACGTACGGATGGCTGCGTGAGGAGTCGACGCGGTTCGCGGCCGCACTGGCCGGTCTGGGTGTGGAGCCGGGCGACTGTGTCGCCACGCTGATGGGCAAGTCGGCGGAGATCGTCGTCGCCCTGCTGGGTATCTGGCGTCGCGGCGCCGTGCACGTGCCGCTGTTCACGGCGTTCGCGCCGCCGGCGATCGCCTTCCGGGTGGAGGCCAGCAAGACGAAGGTCGTCGTCGCCGACGCCGGTCAGGTCGCCAAGCTCGCGCCGGGCGGCGACATGCCGGAGAACCCGTCGTGGACGACGATCGTCGTCGATGGTGGGGACGACGTCGCCGACGGTGTCCTGCGGTTCGAGGACCTGATCGCGCAGCACTCGGCGGACGACCCGCGCGGCGGTGCGGTCGCGCTCGGTGGCGACGCCCCGATCGTGCGCCTGTTCACGTCCGGCACCACCGGCACCCCGAAGGGTGTCCCGGTGCCGATCCGGGCGCTCGCCGCGTTCCGCTCGTACATCGAGTGGGGCCTGGACGTGCAGGAGGACGACGTCTTCTGGAACGCGGCCGACCCGGGCTGGGCGTACGGCCTGTACTACGCACTGCTCGGCCCGATGGCCGCCGGTGTCCGCAGCATCCTGCTGCACTCGGGCTTCTCGGCCCCGCTCACCTGGAAGGTGATCGAGAAGTTCGGTGTCACCAACTTCGCGGCCGCCCCCACCGTGTACCGCAGCCTGCGCGCCGACGAGACCCCGGTCCCGGAGTCGGTGAAGCTGCGTCGTGCATCGTCGGCCGGTGAGCCCCTGACCCCCGACGTCATCGCGTGGTCGCAGGAGCAGCTGGGCGTGAAGGTCCACGACCAGTACGGCCAGACCGAGCACGGCATGTTCATCATCAACGCATGGGCCGACGGTCTGTACGAGGATGTCGTCGCCGGTTCGATGGGTCGGCCGCTGCCCGGTTGGAGCTGCGCCGTCCTCGCCGACGACTCCGACGAGATCAACCCGCCCCGCACCCCGGGCCGCGTCGCGATCGACACCCACGCCAGCCCGCTCATGTGGTTCACCGGTTACAGCGACGACGCCGAGAAGACCGCTGCCCGCTTCACCGAGGACGGCCGCTGGTACATCACCGGCGACGCCGGCCAGACCGACGAGGAGGGACGCTTCTTCTTCTCGTCCCGCGACGACGACGTCATCATCATGGCCGGCTACCGCATCGGCCCCTTCGATGTCGAGAGCGTCCTCGTCATGCACGACGACGTCGTCGAGGCCGCCGTCGTCGGCATGCCCGACGAACTGCGCGGCGAGGTCCTCGAGGCGTTCGTCGTGCTGCGGAACGGTGTGGAGGGCACCGACGAGCTCGAGAAGGAACTGCAGCAGCTCGTGAAGACGAAGTTCGCCGCCCACGCCTACCCGCGGACCGTGCACTTCGTCGAGAACCTCCCCAAGACCCCGAGCGGCAAGATCCAGCGGTTCCTGCTGCGTCAGGGTCGGTGA
- the ispG gene encoding flavodoxin-dependent (E)-4-hydroxy-3-methylbut-2-enyl-diphosphate synthase, protein MTSPVGLGLPEVPAVLAPRRKTRQLMVGGVGVGSDHPVSVQSMCTTKTHDINATLQQIAELTASGCDIVRVACPRQEDADALATIAKKSKIPVIADIHFQPRYIFAAIDAGCAAVRVNPGNIKEFDGRVKEVAKAAGDAGIPIRIGVNAGSLDPRLMQKYGKATPEALVESALWEAGLFEEHGYGDIKISVKHNDPVVMVEAYRQLAAQCDYPLHLGVTEAGPAFQGTIKSAVAFGALLSEGIGDTIRVSLSAPPAEEIKVGTQILQSLNLRPRKLEIVSCPSCGRAQVDVYKLANEVTAGLEGMEVPLRVAVMGCVVNGPGEAREADLGVASGNGKGQIFVKGQVIKTVPEALIVETLIEEAMRIAEEMEAGGQPSGAPSVTVG, encoded by the coding sequence GTGACCAGCCCCGTCGGTTTGGGTCTGCCCGAGGTTCCCGCTGTGCTCGCTCCGCGTCGCAAGACGCGTCAGCTGATGGTCGGCGGTGTCGGTGTCGGCAGCGACCACCCGGTGTCGGTGCAGTCGATGTGCACCACCAAGACGCACGACATCAACGCGACCCTGCAGCAGATCGCCGAGCTCACGGCGTCCGGCTGCGACATCGTCCGCGTCGCGTGCCCGCGCCAGGAGGACGCGGACGCGCTCGCGACGATCGCGAAGAAGAGCAAGATCCCGGTGATCGCCGACATCCACTTCCAGCCGCGGTACATCTTCGCGGCGATCGACGCCGGTTGCGCCGCGGTCCGCGTCAACCCCGGCAACATCAAGGAGTTCGACGGCCGCGTCAAGGAGGTCGCGAAGGCGGCCGGGGACGCGGGCATCCCGATCCGGATCGGCGTCAACGCCGGTTCGCTCGATCCGCGGCTGATGCAGAAGTACGGCAAGGCCACCCCGGAGGCGCTCGTCGAGTCGGCGCTGTGGGAGGCGGGCCTGTTCGAGGAACACGGCTACGGCGACATCAAGATCTCCGTCAAGCACAACGATCCCGTCGTCATGGTCGAGGCGTACCGGCAGCTGGCCGCGCAGTGCGACTACCCCCTCCACCTGGGTGTGACCGAGGCCGGTCCGGCGTTCCAGGGCACCATCAAGTCGGCGGTCGCGTTCGGCGCGCTGCTGTCCGAGGGCATCGGCGACACCATCCGGGTCTCGCTGTCGGCGCCGCCGGCGGAGGAGATCAAGGTCGGCACGCAGATCCTGCAGTCGCTGAACCTGCGTCCCCGCAAACTCGAGATCGTCTCGTGCCCGTCCTGTGGTCGGGCGCAGGTCGACGTCTACAAGCTTGCGAACGAGGTCACGGCCGGGCTCGAGGGCATGGAGGTGCCGCTGCGGGTCGCCGTGATGGGGTGTGTCGTCAACGGTCCCGGTGAGGCCCGCGAGGCGGACCTCGGTGTCGCGTCCGGCAACGGCAAGGGGCAGATCTTCGTCAAGGGCCAGGTCATCAAGACGGTCCCGGAGGCGCTGATCGTCGAAACCCTCATCGAAGAAGCGATGCGGATCGCCGAGGAGATGGAAGCCGGTGGGCAGCCCAGCGGCGCCCCGTCGGTGACCGTCGGCTGA
- a CDS encoding GNAT family N-acetyltransferase, whose product MLKLLGARQLGGRDTAQVLRVLEADPVAACMVAARVQQVGLDPRSLHGEMWSRGGPTESLCFAGANLIPLLGDVDDLRSFADRASRFPRMCSSLVGRAELTLPLWEMLESDWGSAREVRGEQPLLVLDGTPTVRPDPLVRQVRMDEVEAYLPAAIAMFVEEVGIDPRLHDGGRGYRRRVANLIASGRAWARFEDGEVVYKAEVGSMSASVGQIQGVWVDPSRRGEGIGAAGTAAVAAAVVARGRVASLYVNSFNQPARRAYARVGFTQVATFATVLLD is encoded by the coding sequence GTGCTCAAGCTCCTCGGAGCGAGGCAGCTGGGCGGTCGGGACACTGCCCAGGTGCTGCGTGTACTCGAGGCCGACCCGGTGGCTGCGTGCATGGTTGCCGCGCGCGTCCAGCAGGTCGGGCTGGATCCACGGTCCCTGCACGGTGAGATGTGGAGCCGGGGCGGGCCCACCGAATCGTTGTGTTTCGCCGGCGCCAATCTGATTCCGCTGCTCGGAGACGTCGACGATCTGCGGTCGTTCGCCGACCGGGCGAGCCGGTTCCCGCGCATGTGCTCGTCGCTCGTGGGACGCGCCGAACTGACCCTCCCGTTGTGGGAGATGCTCGAATCGGACTGGGGGTCGGCCCGGGAGGTGCGCGGCGAGCAGCCACTGCTCGTCCTCGACGGCACCCCCACCGTGCGGCCCGATCCGCTGGTACGGCAGGTGCGGATGGACGAGGTCGAGGCGTACCTGCCGGCCGCGATCGCGATGTTCGTGGAGGAGGTCGGTATCGATCCGCGCCTGCACGACGGTGGCCGCGGCTACCGGCGTCGGGTCGCGAACCTCATCGCGTCCGGTCGGGCGTGGGCGCGCTTCGAGGACGGCGAGGTCGTGTACAAGGCCGAGGTGGGGTCGATGTCGGCGTCCGTCGGACAGATCCAAGGTGTGTGGGTCGATCCGTCCCGCCGTGGTGAGGGGATCGGCGCGGCCGGGACCGCCGCGGTGGCCGCGGCCGTCGTCGCCCGTGGCCGGGTGGCGAGCCTGTACGTCAACAGTTTCAACCAGCCGGCGCGCCGCGCCTACGCCCGTGTGGGCTTCACCCAGGTTGCGACGTTCGCGACCGTCCTGCTCGACTGA
- a CDS encoding RIP metalloprotease, giving the protein MVFALGVVLFALGIALSIALHEAGHMWTAQTLGMKVRRYYIGFGPKIFSFRRGETEYGLKAIPAGGFCDIAGMTAIDELADDEVDRAMYKQKAWKRIVVMSGGIVMNFVLGFVLIVVLAVGWGLPNPETRAVVEKTVCVAPTQAGKESGYALATCTGDGPAAAAGIRAGDVITAVNGTETATFGDLVKATQPLSGTADFTIDRDGQTLVLPVQVQQAQRWVNPPGSTLEDPLPPVSQEVGAIGVGAPPGIVQYSLLSAIPASVSYTGDIFVQTAHALTQMPAKVVDLWDAVTGGERGKDTPISVVGASVIGGEVAEEGLWQVFIGMLATLNFFLGMFNLLPLLPLDGGHIAVTVYEKIRNSIRKMRGLAAGGPVDYMKLMPVTYVFVVLGGAYMLLTLTADIVNPIQLFP; this is encoded by the coding sequence ATGGTCTTCGCTCTCGGGGTGGTGCTGTTCGCGCTCGGCATCGCACTGTCCATCGCGCTGCACGAGGCCGGTCACATGTGGACCGCGCAGACGCTCGGCATGAAGGTGCGCCGTTACTACATCGGCTTCGGGCCGAAGATCTTCTCGTTCCGCCGCGGTGAGACCGAGTACGGGCTCAAGGCGATCCCCGCGGGCGGCTTCTGCGACATCGCCGGCATGACCGCGATCGACGAACTCGCCGACGACGAGGTCGACCGCGCCATGTACAAGCAGAAGGCGTGGAAGCGGATCGTCGTGATGTCCGGCGGCATCGTGATGAACTTCGTGCTCGGGTTCGTACTCATCGTTGTCCTGGCTGTCGGGTGGGGGTTGCCGAACCCGGAGACTCGCGCCGTCGTGGAGAAGACGGTGTGCGTCGCGCCCACTCAGGCAGGGAAGGAGAGCGGCTACGCGCTCGCGACGTGTACCGGGGATGGTCCTGCTGCGGCCGCCGGTATTCGTGCCGGTGATGTCATCACCGCGGTGAACGGCACGGAGACCGCGACGTTCGGTGATCTGGTGAAGGCGACGCAACCCCTGTCGGGGACGGCGGACTTTACGATCGACCGGGACGGACAGACCCTGGTGCTCCCGGTGCAGGTCCAGCAGGCTCAGCGGTGGGTCAACCCACCGGGATCGACCCTGGAAGATCCGCTCCCGCCGGTGTCTCAGGAGGTCGGTGCCATCGGTGTCGGCGCGCCCCCTGGGATCGTGCAGTACTCGCTGCTGTCGGCGATTCCGGCGAGTGTGTCCTACACCGGCGACATTTTCGTGCAGACCGCGCACGCCCTGACCCAGATGCCGGCGAAGGTCGTCGACCTCTGGGATGCGGTGACCGGCGGTGAGCGAGGCAAGGACACCCCGATCAGCGTGGTGGGGGCCTCGGTGATCGGCGGCGAGGTCGCAGAGGAGGGCTTGTGGCAAGTCTTCATCGGTATGCTCGCCACCCTCAATTTCTTCCTCGGCATGTTCAACCTGCTGCCGCTGCTGCCGCTCGACGGCGGCCACATCGCGGTGACGGTCTACGAGAAGATCCGGAACTCGATCCGGAAGATGCGCGGGCTGGCGGCCGGTGGCCCGGTCGACTACATGAAGCTCATGCCCGTGACGTACGTGTTCGTCGTCCTCGGTGGCGCCTACATGCTGCTCACCCTCACTGCGGACATCGTCAACCCGATCCAGCTGTTCCCCTGA